The following coding sequences are from one Eucalyptus grandis isolate ANBG69807.140 chromosome 11, ASM1654582v1, whole genome shotgun sequence window:
- the LOC120289626 gene encoding disease resistance protein TAO1-like isoform X1 → MPLLDCGSLDVRFLVVHGMGGIGKTTLAKAVFNEISSLFDGCSLPKKKKINSSTEFSRHSDSKYLLSLELCKSWLVEIPLNRFGQLENLGELTVLNCIFLVQLSCLSGLKQLRELHLLNCLKLVEIQGLVELETLESIRIGRCSSLVRLPNLLNLNKPRTIKFRSCGSLVRWPCVSRVAFEVCHLVIDRCNKLSNHNGPCWLYKDKRECPNP, encoded by the exons ATGCCGTTGTTGGACTGTGGCTCCCTGGACGTACGATTTCTTGTTGTGCACGGGATGGGAGGCATTGGgaaaacaactcttgccaaggcGGTTTTCAACGAGATATCTTCTCTGTTTGATGGTTGCagcttaccaaaaaaaaagaaaatcaactcatCGACAGAATTCTCTCGCCATTCTGACTCGAAATATTTGTTAAGTTTAGAGCTATGTAAATCATGGCTGGTGGAAATTCCACTCAATCGGTTTGGACAATTGGAGAATCTGGGGGAACTCACTGTGTTGAACTGCATATTTCTCGTGCAGTTGTCCTGTCTGTCGGGCTTGAAGCAGCTCAGAGAGTTGCACTTGTTGAACTGCCTGAAGCTAGTTGAGATCCAAGGTCTCGTCGAACTAGAAACGCTGGAAAGTATAAGGATTGGCAGGTGCAGTTCTCTAGTAAGGTTGCCTAATCTTTTGAACTTGAACAAGCCGAGGACTATCAAATTTAGATCCTGCGGATCATTAGTGAGGTGGCCTTGTGTATCTCGGGTAGCTTTTGAAGTTTGTCATCTAGTAATTGACAGATGCAATAAGCTATCCAACC acaACGGCCCTTGCTGGCTTTACAAGGACAAAAGGGAATGTCCAAACCCCTGA
- the LOC104427954 gene encoding disease resistance protein RUN1-like, whose amino-acid sequence MTPECENEVQRIIHLQAMANRLPDAFNDATKVTKSYIPAANAPARIAVPEEQVKMDQNPPHLKCGRPIGSKDTAPRKRRGKNQESAPEEPGVMLAPKELIAPEEAQTHEMSISAGNTENSITYSRCPCEYQLLRRMSAKAHEDNRQDGRSGACGYEDRRAVGGGQRKSGSGGDQERKFINIFRKKRYLFSDTDGEGRPLVDAGFSVFRDNEELPVGGNIGPELEHTIDDSRIYLPIFSEGYASSAWLKRGWYGEDLLWHEGFYGKETVREWREALKAVTDLKGWDVPKFGLGKLLVRELSIKLKKGQKVLPDHLVGIDDRVKDVMQLLDCGSMDRRFFIVHGMGGIGKTTLAKAVFNEIAPLFDGCSFLSVVQERSQCDGIVSLQNQLLSDILKRSLVVHNVDDGVNMIQERFRNKRVLIVLDDVDEIKHHVELIGNPACLSPGSRIIVTTRNKDLLRTVEMGQQDNVPSRLKGYYDYEMTVMNNNHTLELFSKWAFGETLPQDDLKTFSSEIVASTGGLPLALEIIGSFLYRKRREIWKETLERLKEISERIVLDKLKISYDALDSGQKQIFLDLACFFKGVDSKSATYVWKDCGLFPESGLAALTKMSLLKIEPHNILRMHDLVKDVGWEIVRGENYQDAGGRSWLWESEECLHLLRELNDYRQKSIVESLRLLFPKVQTLSSQEFAALPKLRLLHVDGVKFTGDYKNLLRKLRCLSWDHCPADFDATNFSPSNLIVLKLSHSELRDDWPGWHQITKSSKSKVLELGECSRLTRLPFLSALLRLERLIVRNCQSLVEVDESIGKLVHLNYLEIDACKSLRELPEEVGCLKALKELIVRGTILGPVVSYLPNSIGNLQSLTRLEMESVGISELPHRIGELKDLESLCLSRCYELRELPNSIGGLESLLELDLSHTKVTELPESIGFLRKLKVIRIDHSEVRKIPGTIGMVEKLEEFHAEKCLNLEGDIPNGMGSLSSLKILNLSHTRIRSVPTTINQLSHLQELHLEGCHKLKRIPEPPASLINLHVESRLLETVPNLSKLTNLVNLIVSDYSDECPSNPWDANSIQTPNLKWVGRLYRLERLKLIHKSIIALPTELASVPGLERLVLSCFDLQLLTQPLPPTLSMLKLINFNSLPKLSCRSDFRSMSSLELCKSWLIEIPLSRFGQLENLRELTMSNCAFLVRLSHLSCLKKLKVLCLLNCPKLVEIQDLIELKSLEGIRIDRCNSLVRLPNLLKMKKLRTIEIRFCKLLLSLPFLSWEAIEDCHLVVDGCDKLANHDGLFRLHKYKKQCPDPRSRL is encoded by the exons ATGACTCCTGAATGTGAAAACGAGGTGCAGCGAATAATCCATTTACAGGCTATGGCCAATAGACTTCCTGACGCATTTAATGATGCTACTAAGGTAACGAAGTCTTATATTCCAGCTGCAAATGCTCCAGCTAGGATAGCTGTTCCCGAAGAACAAgttaaaatggatcaaaatcccCCGCACTTGAAGTGTGGCAGACCGATAGGATCAAAAGATACTGCTCCTCGAAAACGAAGGGGAAAGAATCAAGAATCCGCTCCAGAAGAGCCTGGCGTTATGCttgctcccaaagagcttattgccccTGAAGAGGCGCAAACCCATGAAATGAGCATTAGCGCCGGGAATACtgagaattccattacatatt CTCGTTGTCCGTGTGAGTATCAGTTGCTGCGACGGATGTCGGCAAAAGCTCACGAAGATAATAGACAAGATGGAAG GAGTGGAGCTTGTGGGTATGAAGATAGACGAGCAGTTGGTGGAGgtcaaaggaaaagtggatCCGGAGGTGATCAAGAGCGCAAATTCATAAACATCTTCAGAAAAAAGCGGTACTTGTTCAGTGATACGGATGGGGAAGGAAG gcccttagtcGACGCCGGATTTAGCGTCTTCAGAGACAATGAAGAGCTTCCCGTAGGCGGGAATATCGGGCCGGAGCTCGAGCACACGATCGATGACTCGAGGATCTACTTGCCGATCTTCTCAGAAGGCTACGCATCCAGCGCGTG GCTCAAGAGGGGTTGGTACGGCGAGGACCTGCTTTGGCACGAAGGGTTCTACGGCAAGGAGACGGTGCGAGAATGGAGGGAGGCTCTAAAGGCCGTCACAGATCTTAAAGGATGGGACGTACCGAAATTCGG GCTAGGAAAACTTCTTGTTCGAGAGCTTTCTATTAAGCTGAAGAAGGGACAGAAGGTTCTTCCGGATCATTTAGTTGGAATTGATGATCGAGTCAAAGATGTGATGCAGTTGTTGGACTGCGGCTCCATGGACAGACGGTTTTTTATTGTGCATGGGATGGGAGGCATCggcaagacaactcttgccaaggcGGTTTTCAACGAGATAGCTCCCTTGTTTGATGGTTGCAGCTTCCTTTCAGTTGTCCAAGAAAGATCACAATGTGATGGCATTGTAAGTTTGCAAAACCAGCTGTTATCTGATATTTTGAAGAGGTCCTTAGTTGTCCATAATGTTGATGATGGAGTCAACATGATACAAGAAAGATTTCGCAACAAGAGAGTCCTCATTGTTCTTGACGATGTTGATGAGATAAAGCACCACGTGGAATTGATAGGGAACCCTGCCTGTCTCAGCCCAGGAAGCAGGATTATTGTCACAACTAGGAATAAGGATCTTCTGCGAACGGTAGAAATGGGACAACAGGATAATGTCCCATCTCGTCTTAAAGGATATTATGATTATGAGATGACAGTGATGAATAATAACCATACTCTTGAACTTTTCAGTAAATGGGCCTTTGGAGAAACTCTACCTCAAGATGATCTGAAAACTTTTTCCAGTGAAATAGTGGCCTCTACTGGAGGACTTCCTTTGGCTCTCGAAATTATAGGTTCTTTTCTCTACAGGAAAAGGCGCGAGATATGGAAAGAAACACTGGAGCGTTTAAAAGAAATATCTGAGAGGATAGTCctagataaattaaaaataagttatgatgcattagaCTCTGGGCAGAAGCAAATTTTCTTAGACTTGGCATGCTTTTTCAAAGGCGTAGATAGCAAATCCGCAACATATGTGTGGAAAGATTGTGGTCTTTTCCCTGAAAGTGGACTTGCTGCTCTCACCAAGATGTCTCTGTTGAAGATAGAGCCTCACAACATTCTTCGGATGCATGACCTAGTCAAAGATGTTGGATGGGAAATTGTTCGAGGGGAGAATTATCAGGATGCAGGAGGTCGAAGCTGGTTGTGGGAATCtgaggaatgccttcatttacTTCGTGAACTG AATGATTACCGGCAAAAGAGCATTGTTGAATCACTTAGGTTACTATTCCCTAAGGTACAGACGCTTTCAAGTCAAGAATTTGCTGCTCTGCCAAAGCTAAGGCTGCTTCATGTTGATGGGGTAAAGTTCACTGGAGATTATAAGAACCTTCTGAGAAAATTGAGATGTTTATCTTGGGATCATTGTCCTGCAGACTTTGATGCGACCAATTTCTCTCCAAGCAATCTAATCGTTCTCAAGCTTTCACATAGTGAACTTAGAGATGATTGGCCAGGATGGCACCAAATCACG AAATCATCAAAGTCGAAAGTTTTGGAACTTGGAGAATGCAGCCGCTTAACTAGATTGCCCTTCCTCTCTGCCCTCTTGAGGTTAGAAAGATTGATTGTACGAAATTGCCAAAGCTTGGTTGAAGTTGATGAATCAATTGGCAAGCTAGTGCACCTAAATTACTTGGAAATCGATGCATGCAAATCTCTGAGAGAGCTGCCCGAAGAAGTCGGTTGTCTGAAGGCTTTGAAAGAGCTGATCGTGAGAGGGACAATACTTGGTCCTGTTGTTTCATATCTTCCCAACTCGATCGGTAATCTACAGTCTTTGACAAGGCTAGAGATGGAAAGTGTTGGAATTAGCGAACTTCCACACAGAATTGGAGAGCTAAAGGACCTTGAAAGCTTGTGTTTGTCCAGATGTTATGAGCTAAGAGAGCTTCCAAACTCAATTGGGGGACTAGAATCACTACTTGAGTTGGATCTGTCTCATACCAAAGTAACAGAATTACCTGAGTCGATTGGGTTCCTGAGGAAGTTGAAAGTGATAAGGATAGATCATAGTGAGGTGAGGAAGATCCCAGGGACTATAGGCATGGTGGAgaagcttgaagaatttcatgcaGAAAAATGCTTGAATTTGGAGGGAGATATTCCTAATGGAATGGGGAGTCTATCCTCTCTGAAAATCCTGAACTTATCTCACACTCGCATTCGATCTGTGCCCACAACAATCAACCAGCTTTCTCATCTCCAGGAACTTCATTTGGAAGGTTGCCACAAGCTTAAACGAATCCCAGAGCCTCCTGCCAGTTTGATTAACCTACATGTCGAGTCTCGCTTGCTAGAGACAGTCCCAAACCTCTCAAAGctgaccaatttagtcaatcTAATTGTATCTGACTACTCTGACGAATGTCCTTCTAACCCATGGGATGCCAACTCTATCCAAACTCCAAACCTGAAGTGGGTTGGGAGGTTGTATAGACTGGAGAGGCTGAAACTGATTCACAAAAGCATCATTGCACTACCGACTGAGTTAGCTTCCGTTCCTGGCCTGGAGCGACTTGTGCTGTCTTGTTTTGACCTGCAATTACTCACTCAGCCGCTTCCTCCCACACTGTCCATGTTGAAGCTTATAAACTTCAACTCATTGCCAAAATTATCATGCCGTTCTGACTTTAGAAGTATGTCGAGTTTAGAGCTATGTAAATCATGGCTGATAGAAATTCCACTCAGTCGGTTTGGACAACTGGAGAATCTGAGAGAACTGACCATGTCGAACTGCGCATTTCTTGTGCGGTTATCCCATCTGTCATGCTTGAAGAAGCTCAAAGTGTTGTGCTTGTTGAACTGCCCGAAGCTAGTTGAGATCCAAGATCTTATCGAACTGAAATCACTGGAAGGAATAAGGATTGACCGGTGCAATTCCCTAGTAAGGTTGCCTAATCtcttgaagatgaagaagttGAGGACAATAGAAATTagattctgcaaattgttgctGAGTTTGCCTTTTCTATCTTGGGAAGCTATTGAAGATTGTCATCTAGTAGTTGACGGATGCGATAAGCTAGCCAACCACGATGGCCTTTTTCGGCTTCACAAATACAAAAAGCAATGTCCAGACCCCCGATCGCGCCTATGA
- the LOC104427953 gene encoding endo-1,3;1,4-beta-D-glucanase-like: MSETQCCENPPTLSTRSVGIGCVAEIGGLKAHIAGPSDAKLAVLLVSDVVGYEAPKLRKLADKVASRGFYVVVPHFIYGDPYVPDNPERPNAVWRQSHGTVCFDFQFKSLSV, from the exons atGTCAGAGACTCAGTGCTGTGAGAACCCTCCGACGCTGAGCACCAGGAGTGTCGGAATCGGATGTGTCGCAGAGATCGGAGGCTTGAAGGCTCACATCGCCGGCCCCTCTGATGCCAAGCTCGCCGTCCTCCTCGTCTCCGATGTTGTCG GTTATGAAGCACCAAAGCTGAG GAAGCTTGCAGACAAGGTGGCCTCTCGTGGATTCTATGTCGTGGTTCCACACTTCATTTATGGAGATCCCTATGTTCCTGACAATCCTGAGAGACCAAATGCAGTCTGGAGACAATCTCATGGAACTGTATGCTTCGATTTTCAGTTCAAGTCTCTATCTGTTTAA
- the LOC120289626 gene encoding disease resistance protein TAO1-like isoform X2 encodes MPLLDCGSLDVRFLVVHGMGGIGKTTLAKAVFNEISSLFDGCSLPKKKKINSSTEFSRHSDSKYLLSLELCKSWLVEIPLNRFGQLENLGELTVLNCIFLVQLSCLSGLKQLRELHLLNCLKLVEIQGLVELETLESIRIGRCSSLVRLPNLLNLNKPRTIKFRSCGSLVRWPCVSRVAFEVCHLVIDRCNKLSNHNGPCWLYKDKRECPNP; translated from the exons ATGCCGTTGTTGGACTGTGGCTCCCTGGACGTACGATTTCTTGTTGTGCACGGGATGGGAGGCATTGGgaaaacaactcttgccaaggcGGTTTTCAACGAGATATCTTCTCTGTTTGATGGTTGCagcttaccaaaaaaaaagaaaatcaactcatCGACAGAATTCTCTCGCCATTCTGACTCGAAATATTTGTTAAGTTTAGAGCTATGTAAATCATGGCTGGTGGAAATTCCACTCAATCGGTTTGGACAATTGGAGAATCTGGGGGAACTCACTGTGTTGAACTGCATATTTCTCGTGCAGTTGTCCTGTCTGTCGGGCTTGAAGCAGCTCAGAGAGTTGCACTTGTTGAACTGCCTGAAGCTAGTTGAGATCCAAGGTCTCGTCGAACTAGAAACGCTGGAAAGTATAAGGATTGGCAGGTGCAGTTCTCTAGTAAGGTTGCCTAATCTTTTGAACTTGAACAAGCCGAGGACTATCAAATTTAGATCCTGCGGATCATTAGTGAGGTGGCCTTGTGTATCTCGGGTAGCTTTTGAAGTTTGTCATCTAGTAATTGACAGATGCAATAAGCTATCCAACCACAA CGGCCCTTGCTGGCTTTACAAGGACAAAAGGGAATGTCCAAACCCCTGA